The Pseudomonas multiresinivorans DNA window ACAGTGGCGGACAACGTGGGTTGGCTGACGAACAGGCGCTGCGCGGCAGCGGTGATGTTGCGCTCTTCGAAAACGGCGACGAAGGCGGCGAGCTGTCGAATATCCATAGGAATTCCCGATACCAGGCACAGGAATAAGCCATTTTTCAGGCAGGTAAGCGCTAAATATACTTCACTGCATCGTCCAGGCATCCAGATTTTCGATTGCAGGAGAACCACCATGAGCAAGCCCCTGATCATCGTCACCGGCGCCAGTTCCGGCATCGGCGAAGCCACCGCCCGCCTCTTTTCCCAGCAAGGTCACCCGCTGCTGCTGCTCGCCCGGCGCATCGAGCGCCTGGAAGCACTCAAGCTGCCGAACGCGCTGTGCCGTGCCGTCGATGTGACCAACCGCGAAGCCCTGCTGGCCGCCGTGGCGGAAGCCGAGAAGCGCTTCGGCCCGGCCGATGCGCTGGTGAACAACGCCGGCGTGATGCTGCTGGGCAACATGGTCGAGCAGGACCCGGCCGAGTGGGAGCGCATGCTCGACGTCAATGTGAAGGGCCTGCTCAATGGCGTGCACGCCGTGCTCAAGGGCATGGTCGAGCGCAACCAGGGCAGCGTGATCAATGTCAGCTCGGTGGCCGGGCGCAAGACCTTCCCCAACCACGTCGCCTATGTCGGCACCAAGTTCGCCGTGCATGCGATCTCCGAAAACCTGCGCGAGGAAGTGGCGGCGCACAACGTCCGCGTGGTGACCATCGCCCCCGGCGCAGTGGAAACCGAACTGCTCAGCCACACCACCGACGAGGCGATCAAGAGCGGCTACCAGGACTGGAAACGCGAGATGGGCGGCAAGGTGCTCAGCGCCGAGGACGTGGCCAACGCCATCGGCTACGCCTACAACCAGCCGCAGGGCGTGTGCATCCGCGAGATCGTCCTGGCGGCGACTCGGCAGCAGGCTTGATCGGCGCCAGGCCCGCCCAGCCCTCCCCTTGAGGGAGAGGCCCAGGAATTTGTAGGAGCGGACTCCGTCCGCGATCGGCTGATCCCATCGCCAGGATCATCCTCAGAGCGGACGATCAGACATCGCGGACGGAGTCCGCCCCTACGCTCCGATCAACCAGGTTGCCGCGCCGCCCAGCGGCGGTGCTGCTTGGCCCGGCGCAGCGTGCGCCACTGCTCCATCACCAACGTGCGCCACGGCGAGGCCTGCGGGTTGGGCGCACGGTGGGCGCCGATGCGGTGCAACTGCAACTTGACCAGCGCCATGTAGGCCAGCGCCGCCAGCGGTTTGGAGCGCCAGCGGATCGGCGGCAACTGCGGCTGGGTCTGGCTGCCGCGCTGCCAGTGCAGCACCAGCTGCGGCTCCAGCGCCAGGGCGGTGCCGATGCCGACCATGTCCAGCCCGCTGTCCAGCACCTGTTCCGCCACCGGCAGGCGCCGAATACCGCCGGTGACCATCAGCGGCATGCGCGCCGCCTCGCGCATCTCACGGGCGAATTCGAGGAAGTAGGCTTCCCGCGCCAGGGTCCGACCGTCACGGGCGTCACCCTGCATCGCCGGCGCCTCGTAGCTGCCGCCGGACAACTCGACCAGGTCGACCTTCTCGTCGTTCAGCCACTCGATCACCTGGCGCGCGTCGCTGGCGTCGAAGCCGCCGCGCTGGAAGTCCGCGGAGTTGATCTTCACCCCCACGCAGAACTCCGGCGACACCTCGGCGCGCACCGCACGCACGACCTCGAGCAACAACCGCGCACGGTTTTCCAGCGAACCGCCCCAGCGATCCTGGCGCTTGTTCGCCAGCGGTGAGAGGAATTGGCTGAGCAGATAACCGTGGGCGGCGTGGATCTGCACGCCGGTGAAGCCGGCCTGTTCGGACAACTGCGCAGCGCGGACGAAGCGCCGGATCACCTCGGCGATATCGGCCTCGGTCATCTCGCGGGCGACGGCGAACAGCTTGGAGAACTTGCCCATCTCCAGCGGCACCACCGACGGCGCGATGGCGCCCTGGCCGAGGTTGGTCTGCACCTGGCGACCGGGGTGGTTCAGCTGCAGCCAGAACTGCGCGCCGCGGGAACGGCCGATGCGTGCCCATT harbors:
- a CDS encoding SDR family oxidoreductase; this translates as MSKPLIIVTGASSGIGEATARLFSQQGHPLLLLARRIERLEALKLPNALCRAVDVTNREALLAAVAEAEKRFGPADALVNNAGVMLLGNMVEQDPAEWERMLDVNVKGLLNGVHAVLKGMVERNQGSVINVSSVAGRKTFPNHVAYVGTKFAVHAISENLREEVAAHNVRVVTIAPGAVETELLSHTTDEAIKSGYQDWKREMGGKVLSAEDVANAIGYAYNQPQGVCIREIVLAATRQQA
- a CDS encoding NADH:flavin oxidoreductase/NADH oxidase family protein, whose protein sequence is MSPFQPLRLPNGGEVPNRIAKAAMEENMADADQSPSAALLRLYQAWADGGVGLILSGNVMIDGRAMTGPGGVVLENDRHLERFREWARIGRSRGAQFWLQLNHPGRQVQTNLGQGAIAPSVVPLEMGKFSKLFAVAREMTEADIAEVIRRFVRAAQLSEQAGFTGVQIHAAHGYLLSQFLSPLANKRQDRWGGSLENRARLLLEVVRAVRAEVSPEFCVGVKINSADFQRGGFDASDARQVIEWLNDEKVDLVELSGGSYEAPAMQGDARDGRTLAREAYFLEFAREMREAARMPLMVTGGIRRLPVAEQVLDSGLDMVGIGTALALEPQLVLHWQRGSQTQPQLPPIRWRSKPLAALAYMALVKLQLHRIGAHRAPNPQASPWRTLVMEQWRTLRRAKQHRRWAARQPG